A stretch of the Sulfurimonas sp. HSL3-1 genome encodes the following:
- a CDS encoding REP-associated tyrosine transposase, whose amino-acid sequence MGRSRYKVYEPTAPHFVTCTILHWIPIFTRPETINIVFESLNYLKETSNLKIHAYVILENHLHLVARSEDIAKDMARFKSYTARKIIDHLQEKKVTTILDQLAFYKKAHKVGKEFQLWQEGIAPKQLLGDAMMRERIEYIHNNPVKRGYVDTASHWRYSSARDYEGIPGLLSVDPTW is encoded by the coding sequence ATGGGCAGAAGCCGCTACAAGGTTTATGAACCGACAGCTCCGCACTTCGTGACCTGCACGATACTGCATTGGATACCGATATTCACCCGCCCCGAAACAATCAACATCGTCTTTGAAAGCTTGAACTATCTAAAAGAGACTTCCAACCTGAAAATACATGCCTACGTGATACTGGAAAACCATCTGCACCTTGTCGCCCGCAGTGAAGATATCGCCAAGGACATGGCGCGTTTCAAGTCGTACACGGCAAGAAAGATCATTGATCATCTTCAGGAAAAAAAAGTGACGACGATCCTCGATCAGTTGGCGTTTTACAAAAAGGCCCATAAGGTTGGAAAGGAATTCCAGTTGTGGCAGGAAGGCATCGCCCCGAAGCAATTACTTGGCGATGCAATGATGAGAGAGCGCATAGAGTATATCCATAACAATCCTGTTAAAAGGGGCTATGTTGATACTGCTTCACACTGGCGGTACTCCAGCGCGAGGGATTATGAAGGCATACCCGGACTGTTGAGCGTCGATCCGACCTGGTGA